A segment of the Verrucomicrobiia bacterium genome:
AAAGCGAAAGGCTTCGGCGGCGCGGTGATCGTTGATGCCGGTGGCGCTGAACAGGAGGGCAATGGTCGCGTGCCGCACGGCCCCGCATTTCTCACGCCGGAATGGCGCGAACTTTTTAAACACACCTTGCGCGAGGCCAATCGCCTTGGCCTGGAAATGAGCCTTAATATCCAAAGCGGTTGGAATCTCGGCGGCCCGATGGTCACTGCGGATGATGCCGCAAAAAAACTCGTCTGGTCGGAATTGCAAATCACCGGCCCCACAAATTTCACGGCTTCGCTCCCATCACCCAGGGCGCGCGAAAATTATTATCGTGATTTATTCGTCGTGGCGTATCGCCTCCAGCGCACCGGAACTGGACATGCAACGCTTCAAAATTGGCAACAGAAGGCGCTCTATAAAACGCTGGAACCTTCCTCGGCGCCAATCTCGACGCCGTTGTTCCAGGAAACTCCAATGGCTGCGGGCGAAGAAGACACGCACAGCGGCGAAGTGATTGACCTCACTGCAAAATTGAATTCCGCTGGCCAACTGGATTGGAGCATCCCTGTTGGCACATGGCAAATCCTTCGGTTCGGCTGCACTATCGGCGAACATTCCTATGTCTCGACTTCCAGCGACGGCTGGAAAGGCTTCGCGATTGACGTCTTCGATGCCGGCGCATTCCAGCGTTATTGGGATGCGGTAGTCGAACCGCTCATCGCCGATGCCGGACCGCTCGCGGGCAGCGCCTTGAAATATTTGCACACGGATAGTTGGGAAGTGGAGGCAGTTAATTGGACGCCTACCTTGCGCGCCGAATTTCTGAAGCGCCGGGGTTACGATCTGCTGCCTTATCTGCCGACCCTCGCTGGACGGATCGTCAACGATCGCGAATTGAGCGATCGCTTTTTGGCGGATTACCGCAAGACGCTCGGCGACCTCGCGATTGATAATCACTACCGCCTCTTTCGCGACAACGCCCACCGGCATGGTTTGGAAATTCATCCCGAGTCCGGCGGACCGCACGCGGTACCGATTGACGCCCAGCGCTGCCTCGGCTGGGACGATGTTCCCATGAGCGAATTCTGGGCGTGGTCGTGGATGCACCGCATCGGCGATGAAAACCGTTACTTCGTCAAACAACCGGCCTCGGCGGCGCACACTTACGGCCACGTCATCACGCAGGACGAAGGCTTCACCACCATCGGGCCGCATTGGCAGGAAACCATTTGGGACAATCTCAAACCGTCGTTCGACAAAGCGATCTGCGAAGGCATGAACCGACTCGTGTGGCATGCGTTCGTTTGTTCGCCCGCTGAAATGGGCGTGCCCGGCCAGCAATATTTTGCGGGGACACATTTGAATCCGAATGTCACGTGGTGGTCGAAGGCCGGACCGTTTTTGAATTACATCAACCGTTGCCAATTCATGATGCAACAAGGGCTTTTCGATGCGGACGTCTGCTATTACTACGGCGACCATGTCCCCAATTTCTCGCAATTAAAAAAATCCGATCCCGCGAAAATCCTGCCCGGTTACGATTACGATGTCATCACCGAGGAAGCCTTGTTGGAACGGATGTCGGTTCGCGATAAGCGGCTGATGCTTCCCGACGGGATGAGTTATCGCGTGCTGGTATTGCCGGATCGCGCAATCATTTCATTGCCGGTGCTGCGCAAATTGAAGGAACTCGTCGCGAATGGCGCAACTGTGATCGGCCCCAGGCCGGTTCAAGCGAGCGGCCTGCAAGGGTATCCCGAAAGCGATGCGGAGGTGGCGAAATTAGCCGCCGGTATCTGGGGTAATTGTGATGGAAAAAATGTGACTGAATTTTCGTTTGGCCAAGGGCGAATCATTTGGGGTCGGACCGCGCGGGAAGTCCTGCGGGCCGATGGCATCCAGCCTGATTTTGAATTTAGCGGAGGCGGAACAAACACCGACATTGATTATATCCACCGCACGGCTGGAAATACGGAAATCTATTTCGTCGCCAACCGCTCGAAGCATTCAGAAAATCTGCTCTGCCAATTTCGGGTGGCCGGCAAAGTTCCGGAATATTGGAACGCGGTTTCCGGCGAACATTATTTCGTGGACGGCAGCGCTGAACCGGACGGGCGCACGAAGGTCGCATTAACGCTGGATCCTTGCGGTTCCGGGTTCGTGATTTTTCGCGGCACGAATGCGCCAGCGAATATCCAAGCCGGTGGGAATTTTTTGAAATTGTCTCCGCGCACGGAACTTGAAGGGCCGTGGACGGTAAATTTTGATCCGAAATGGGGCGGACCTGAATCGGTGGAATTTCGGCAACTGGCAAGTTGGACGGCGCGGCCCGAACCCGGCATCAAATATTATTCGGGCACGGCCATTTACAGGAAGCGTTTCGATTTGCCGCCCGGCGGGGCAAAATCCGATTCGCAGCTTTGGCTTGATCTCGGGGAAGTCCATGAACTGGCTGAAGTCCGATTGAATGGAAAAAATCTTGGAGTGCTTTGGACACCGCCGTTTCGCGTCAACATCAGCGACGCGGCCACGCCGCTGCGTAACGAACTCGAAATCGAAGTGGTAAACTTTTGGCCGAACCGAATCATCGGCGATCAATCTCTCCCAGCGGCGCAGCGCTTCACCCGTACGAACATTCGCAAGCTCACGGCAACGACCGCCCTGATGGAGTCCGGTCTGATCGGCCCGGTGCGGATTTTGGCGCAGCCTTGAGTTTGTATTTCAGACTGTGGCTGGCTTTTTTTTAAGAGGTTGTTGCTGGAACATTCTTTGCGTTTTTCCGTCATATAGAGAACGAGAATCGAGAAAGAAAAGGCCAGAAATTTTTTTGAATTGAAACGAAAGTTGACGGAACCCAAATACGTATTACGCTAGGGCCCGGTTCCTTAACGAAACACATTGTCACGAAGAGACTTTGAATCCTATGAACAGATTAAAATCCATTCTTATCGTCGCGGCACTCATCATCACCTCACTGCCCTTGATGGCGCAGCAAAAACGCGTCAGCCCGCATGAAACCATCAGCGCGGTCATTGGAGGAAATCGCGTCATAGTTATATATGGACGCCCCTACTCAAAAAATCCCAAGAACAGCGAGATTCGCAAAATCTGGGGCACGCTTGTTCCTTATGGCCAGGTTTGGCGCACTGGCTCGGACGAAGCCACGCTGCTGATCACGCAAAAGCCAATCGTCTTCGGCGAAACTACAATTCCTGCGGGAGCTTACACCCTGTGGACGTTGCCCACGGAGGACGGGGCAAAATTGATC
Coding sequences within it:
- a CDS encoding DUF2911 domain-containing protein translates to MNRLKSILIVAALIITSLPLMAQQKRVSPHETISAVIGGNRVIVIYGRPYSKNPKNSEIRKIWGTLVPYGQVWRTGSDEATLLITQKPIVFGETTIPAGAYTLWTLPTEDGAKLIINKQIGQWGVGPNSYDEKQDVARVDMKKESVDAPVDQFTMAVEKNPSGGGVIKLTWENTRFSAPFTVQK
- a CDS encoding glycosyl hydrolase gives rise to the protein MKKPDKIYAACVNVILLLLTLTLFSCLPAVAQVETQPALEAGWTNPPNAARLRAYWWWLNGNVTKASISRDLEEMKAKGFGGAVIVDAGGAEQEGNGRVPHGPAFLTPEWRELFKHTLREANRLGLEMSLNIQSGWNLGGPMVTADDAAKKLVWSELQITGPTNFTASLPSPRARENYYRDLFVVAYRLQRTGTGHATLQNWQQKALYKTLEPSSAPISTPLFQETPMAAGEEDTHSGEVIDLTAKLNSAGQLDWSIPVGTWQILRFGCTIGEHSYVSTSSDGWKGFAIDVFDAGAFQRYWDAVVEPLIADAGPLAGSALKYLHTDSWEVEAVNWTPTLRAEFLKRRGYDLLPYLPTLAGRIVNDRELSDRFLADYRKTLGDLAIDNHYRLFRDNAHRHGLEIHPESGGPHAVPIDAQRCLGWDDVPMSEFWAWSWMHRIGDENRYFVKQPASAAHTYGHVITQDEGFTTIGPHWQETIWDNLKPSFDKAICEGMNRLVWHAFVCSPAEMGVPGQQYFAGTHLNPNVTWWSKAGPFLNYINRCQFMMQQGLFDADVCYYYGDHVPNFSQLKKSDPAKILPGYDYDVITEEALLERMSVRDKRLMLPDGMSYRVLVLPDRAIISLPVLRKLKELVANGATVIGPRPVQASGLQGYPESDAEVAKLAAGIWGNCDGKNVTEFSFGQGRIIWGRTAREVLRADGIQPDFEFSGGGTNTDIDYIHRTAGNTEIYFVANRSKHSENLLCQFRVAGKVPEYWNAVSGEHYFVDGSAEPDGRTKVALTLDPCGSGFVIFRGTNAPANIQAGGNFLKLSPRTELEGPWTVNFDPKWGGPESVEFRQLASWTARPEPGIKYYSGTAIYRKRFDLPPGGAKSDSQLWLDLGEVHELAEVRLNGKNLGVLWTPPFRVNISDAATPLRNELEIEVVNFWPNRIIGDQSLPAAQRFTRTNIRKLTATTALMESGLIGPVRILAQP